One genomic segment of Sminthopsis crassicaudata isolate SCR6 chromosome 2, ASM4859323v1, whole genome shotgun sequence includes these proteins:
- the LOC141554200 gene encoding eppin-like produces the protein MGPRSCLLMLLLLLMMLSQDHNRLLAFFKMKPFWTCPQIRVKCLYREFPDCFSDWDCKIQEKCCILSCGMKCMGIDDNPCEEIPRVKPCAQSITRWYFNITKNRCLPIEFNKCSKSKNSFQTRQVCRRTCLEFGHGTAIKLFELEGEPFTVLI, from the exons ATGGGTCCTCGAAGCTGCCTGCtgatgttgctgctgctgctaatgATGCTGAGTCAGGACCATAATAGGCTGTTGGCTTTCTTCAAGATGAAACCTTTCT GGACATGCCCCCAAATCAGAGTGAAGTGCCTTTACAGAGAGTTCCCTGATTGCTTCAGTGACTGGGACTGCAAAATCCAGGAGAAATGTTGTATATTGAGCTGTGGGATGAAATGCATGGGCATCGATGACA ATCCATGTGAGGAGATTCCCAGAGTTAAACCTTGTGCCCAATCTATAACTCGCTGGTACTTCAATATTACAAAAAATCGTTGTCTCCCCATTGAGTTCAACAAATGCAGTAAAAGCAAAAACAGCTTTCAGACTCGTCAAGTTTGCAGGAGGACCTGTTTAGAATTTG gaCATGGAACAGCGATAAAACTCTTTGAGCTGGAAGGGGAGCCATTTACTGTGCTAATTTAG
- the LOC141552622 gene encoding eppin-like, producing MTRNLCLKIQGTQITQADVNNSRYPNGVPPPTLGHRGSCPKVKVHCVYKETDVCDVDSNCPGPEKCCLFSCGRKCMNFTEVICKLPADPGPCLASIMRWAYDDEIKDCVKFIYGGCEGNNNNFQTQEICRKTCKALDKYRKPCCN from the exons ATGACTCGCAACT TGTGTCTGAAGATCCAGGGGACTCAGATCACTCAGGCTGATGTGAATAACAGTAGGTACCCCAATGGAGTCCCTCCCCCTACCCTTGGGCACAGAG GGAGCTGCCCCAAGGTCAAGGTTCATTGTGTCTACAAGGAGACGGATGTTTGTGATGTTGACAGCAACTGCCCAGGCCCCGAGAAGTGCTGCTTGTTTAGCTGTGGAAGGAAATGCATGAACTTCACCGAAG TCATATGCAAGCTGCCTGCAGACCCTGGGCCTTGCCTGGCTTCTATAATGCGCTGGGCATATGACGATGAAATCAAAGACTGTGTCAAATTCATCTATGGGGGCTGCGagggaaacaacaacaactttcAGACCCAGGAGATCTGTAGGAAGACGTGTAAGGCGTTGGACAAATACAGGAAACCCTGTTGTAACTAA
- the LOC141553179 gene encoding chelonianin-like → MKCCNYSCGKKCLKPNTDVCRLIPEVGDCEMFSFRWYYSTEARACKYFFYSGCNGNVNNFPTKKICEQTCAGTVRPGKCPPFPFKGFKNCSAPCRKDQHCQNPYKCCDSSCGLVCTPPWKAKPWDCPPQPSTCMVIQKPMCQSDEECKIDEKCCPNCGFTCIKRN, encoded by the exons ACGTATGCCGGCTAATACCAGAAGTGGGTGACTGTGAAATGTTTTCCTTCCGATGGTACTATAGTACCGAGGCACGGGCCTGCAAATATTTCTTCTACAGTGGCTGCAATGGGAATGTCAATAATTTTCCCACCAAGAAAATCTGTGAGCAGACTTGTGCAGGAACTG TCAGGCCAGGAAAGTGTCCACCATTCCCCTTCAAAGGTTTTAAAAACTGCTCTGCGCCCTGTCGGAAAGACCAGCACTGTCAAAACCCATACAAATGCTGTGATTCTAGTTGTGGCTTGGTGTGTACCCCACCCTGGAAAG CTAAGCCCTGGGACTGTCCTCCTCAACCATCCACCTGCATGGTTATTCAGAAGCCCATGTGTCAGAGTGATGAAGAATGTAAAATTGATGAAAAGTGCTGTCCTAATTGTGGCTTCACCTGCATTAAAA GAAATTAA